A single genomic interval of Oleidesulfovibrio alaskensis DSM 16109 harbors:
- a CDS encoding cupin domain-containing protein, whose product MKSHNLLEAVRFDDQRFVMELVHESENFKIVSFTFKAGQELPVHSHNIEGELNIVVLEGEGEFVGDGDAVIPAPRGAVLVAPISTPHGVRAVTDMKVLVTIAPPI is encoded by the coding sequence ATGAAGAGTCACAATCTGCTTGAAGCTGTCCGCTTTGACGATCAGCGGTTTGTCATGGAACTGGTCCACGAGTCGGAAAATTTCAAGATAGTCAGCTTTACGTTCAAGGCCGGACAGGAACTGCCCGTGCACAGCCATAATATCGAGGGCGAACTGAATATCGTGGTCCTCGAAGGTGAAGGCGAGTTTGTGGGCGACGGTGATGCAGTGATTCCCGCACCACGCGGAGCGGTGCTGGTGGCACCTATAAGTACTCCGCACGGCGTGCGCGCTGTCACGGACATGAAGGTGCTTGTAACTATTGCCCCGCCCATCTAG